One Littorina saxatilis isolate snail1 linkage group LG1, US_GU_Lsax_2.0, whole genome shotgun sequence genomic window carries:
- the LOC138947544 gene encoding uncharacterized protein isoform X1, protein MDIHIKLSDSFQPKSQLFEGWQRAWDVDLPKEDIHWLRHDFDRGLFRKLEHYKKRGPAGEILPRHVLKDDRMWFYPPEPKVFVENTPPTANAFFHGRVFFWRPLGVWRYSFRCPRKNCPGKDSDKTFLTRSGYSGTVRYICDITDWYCMLTEVLSCKACMKAAKGSQDHHIGRFKAWDWSIVSQLPSSHQELFPAVLTYMRGVDKKVVNLLRDRSEGNTMSKVHRQIKENHCEAYLKKKHLYTTLLMALKKKGGIVSMLKHKFQEPPPRRELPSAKLLRKAWLLSEERLAAKNATDQAQELLRTKAQSISLDSLPPAKELPEERPRTARPQMTYPVVPNLAGTSLLKVRRDLFGELSSTDTSVSAVGPSTVSISSAVPVPSTSTGPSTSTGPSIYPGPSTSIYPGPSTSFVRVPISAFPGRGLYPSAVRCPMSGFPGPVSSPAACAMSASTMYKRRKLDDSASSTTQRFTTKLCKLCKQSTQSHQKYKKKTFCPKTKQSTSERLKDRTFTTFEEFKLSVDDLK, encoded by the exons cttTTTGAGGGATGGCAGCGTGCATGGGATGTTGACTTGCCCAAGGAAGATATCCACTGGTTACGCCACGATTTTGACCGAGGTTTATTCCGCAAGCTGGAGCACTACAAGAAGAGGGGACCAGCAGGTGAAATTCTCCCCAGACACGTGCTGAAGGATGATCGAATGTGGTTCTACCCACCAGAGCCAAAGGTCTTCGTGGAAAACACTCCACCCACTGCCAACGCCTTCTTCCATGGCAGAGTGTTTTTCTGGAGGCCTCTTGGCGTCTGGAGATACAGCTTCAGGTGCCCACGGAAAAACTGCCCGGGCAAGGACTCAGACAAAACATTCTTGACCAG GAGTGGGTACTCAGGCACTGTGCGATATATCTGTGATATCACAGACTGGTACTGCATGCTCACAGAAGTCCTTTCATGCAAAGCCTGCATGAAAGCGGCAAAGGGCTCGCAGGACCACCACATCGGCCGATTTAAAGCTTGGGATTGGTCCATCGTGTCTCAACTGCCATCATCTCATCAAGAACTGTTCCCAGCGGTTTTGACCTACAT GCGTGGAGTGGACAAGAAAGTGGTCAACCTCTTGCGGGACCGCAGTGAAGGCAACACCATGAGCAAGGTACATCGGCAAATCAAAGAGAACCACTGCGAGGCCTACCTGAAGAAAAAGCATCTGTACACCACCCTGCTGATGGCCTTGAAAAAGAAAGGAGGAATCGTCA GTATGCTTAAACACAAGTTCCAAGAACCACCACCCCGCAGAGAGTTGCCCTCTGCGAAGctcctgaggaaggcctggctcCTGTCTGAGGAGAGGCTGGCTGCCAAGAATGCCACAGACCAGGCACAGGAGCTGCTGCGCACCAAAGCCCAGAGCATCTCCCTCGACTCTCTACCACCTGCCAAAGAGCTGCCTGAGGAGCGACCCAGAACAGCACGGCCACAAATGACCTACCCAGTGGTCCCCAACCTCGCAGGCACCAGCCTACTGAAAGTACGGAGAGATCTGTTTGGAGAGTTATCATCAACAGACACGTCCGTTTCAGCAGTGGGTCCATCAACAGTCTCCATCTCCTCAGCAGTCCCAGTCCCATCAACATCCACTGGACCATCCACATCCACTGGACCGTCAATATATCCAGGACCATCCACATCCATATACCCTGGACCATCCACATCATTCGTCAGAGTTCCCATTTCGGCATTTCCAGGCCGAGGCCTATACCCATCAGCAGTCCGATGTCCAATGTCCGGATTCCCAGGCCCTGTCTCATCCCCGGCAGCATGTGCCATGTCCGCATCCACGATGTACAAGAGACGTAAACTCGATGACTCAGCTAGCAGTACCACACAGCGCTTCACAACAAAGTTGTGCAAACTGTGTAAACAAAGTACACAGAGTCATCAAAAATATAAGAAAAAGACGTTCTgccccaaaacaaaacagtcAACATCAGAAAGACTAAAAGACAGAACATTCACAACGTTTGAAGAATTCAAACTTTCAGTTGATGATTTAAAGTGA
- the LOC138947544 gene encoding uncharacterized protein isoform X2 encodes MWFYPPEPKVFVENTPPTANAFFHGRVFFWRPLGVWRYSFRCPRKNCPGKDSDKTFLTRSGYSGTVRYICDITDWYCMLTEVLSCKACMKAAKGSQDHHIGRFKAWDWSIVSQLPSSHQELFPAVLTYMRGVDKKVVNLLRDRSEGNTMSKVHRQIKENHCEAYLKKKHLYTTLLMALKKKGGIVSMLKHKFQEPPPRRELPSAKLLRKAWLLSEERLAAKNATDQAQELLRTKAQSISLDSLPPAKELPEERPRTARPQMTYPVVPNLAGTSLLKVRRDLFGELSSTDTSVSAVGPSTVSISSAVPVPSTSTGPSTSTGPSIYPGPSTSIYPGPSTSFVRVPISAFPGRGLYPSAVRCPMSGFPGPVSSPAACAMSASTMYKRRKLDDSASSTTQRFTTKLCKLCKQSTQSHQKYKKKTFCPKTKQSTSERLKDRTFTTFEEFKLSVDDLK; translated from the exons ATGTGGTTCTACCCACCAGAGCCAAAGGTCTTCGTGGAAAACACTCCACCCACTGCCAACGCCTTCTTCCATGGCAGAGTGTTTTTCTGGAGGCCTCTTGGCGTCTGGAGATACAGCTTCAGGTGCCCACGGAAAAACTGCCCGGGCAAGGACTCAGACAAAACATTCTTGACCAG GAGTGGGTACTCAGGCACTGTGCGATATATCTGTGATATCACAGACTGGTACTGCATGCTCACAGAAGTCCTTTCATGCAAAGCCTGCATGAAAGCGGCAAAGGGCTCGCAGGACCACCACATCGGCCGATTTAAAGCTTGGGATTGGTCCATCGTGTCTCAACTGCCATCATCTCATCAAGAACTGTTCCCAGCGGTTTTGACCTACAT GCGTGGAGTGGACAAGAAAGTGGTCAACCTCTTGCGGGACCGCAGTGAAGGCAACACCATGAGCAAGGTACATCGGCAAATCAAAGAGAACCACTGCGAGGCCTACCTGAAGAAAAAGCATCTGTACACCACCCTGCTGATGGCCTTGAAAAAGAAAGGAGGAATCGTCA GTATGCTTAAACACAAGTTCCAAGAACCACCACCCCGCAGAGAGTTGCCCTCTGCGAAGctcctgaggaaggcctggctcCTGTCTGAGGAGAGGCTGGCTGCCAAGAATGCCACAGACCAGGCACAGGAGCTGCTGCGCACCAAAGCCCAGAGCATCTCCCTCGACTCTCTACCACCTGCCAAAGAGCTGCCTGAGGAGCGACCCAGAACAGCACGGCCACAAATGACCTACCCAGTGGTCCCCAACCTCGCAGGCACCAGCCTACTGAAAGTACGGAGAGATCTGTTTGGAGAGTTATCATCAACAGACACGTCCGTTTCAGCAGTGGGTCCATCAACAGTCTCCATCTCCTCAGCAGTCCCAGTCCCATCAACATCCACTGGACCATCCACATCCACTGGACCGTCAATATATCCAGGACCATCCACATCCATATACCCTGGACCATCCACATCATTCGTCAGAGTTCCCATTTCGGCATTTCCAGGCCGAGGCCTATACCCATCAGCAGTCCGATGTCCAATGTCCGGATTCCCAGGCCCTGTCTCATCCCCGGCAGCATGTGCCATGTCCGCATCCACGATGTACAAGAGACGTAAACTCGATGACTCAGCTAGCAGTACCACACAGCGCTTCACAACAAAGTTGTGCAAACTGTGTAAACAAAGTACACAGAGTCATCAAAAATATAAGAAAAAGACGTTCTgccccaaaacaaaacagtcAACATCAGAAAGACTAAAAGACAGAACATTCACAACGTTTGAAGAATTCAAACTTTCAGTTGATGATTTAAAGTGA